One window of Athalia rosae chromosome 2, iyAthRosa1.1, whole genome shotgun sequence genomic DNA carries:
- the LOC105684935 gene encoding sphingosine-1-phosphate lyase isoform X2, whose product MTKVSPFLDAVTNEVEKNSSSEVALPKERSKFFNGSYFASIMSLLFGLLERGKKQFFRLARYVPAIRDRIDTELAGINANFEKEAAHRLTGISTVRELPENGWSETEILDMVKKCVNLGNYDWKAGKVSGTVYKDDKALVNLVTAVYGVASYTNPLHADIFPGVCKMEAEVVRAACNLFHGDSESCGTMTTGGTESILLACKALRDYARDVKGIKNPEMVVPTTAHSAFDKAAQYLKIRVVNVPVNPKSFTVSIESMKKAISRNTIMLVGSAPNFPYGTMDNIEAISELGVRYNIPVHVDACLGGFLICFMEAAGFSLPPFDFALKGVVSISADTHKYGYAPKGSSVIMYREKKYRHHQYTMTTDWPGGIYGSPTVNGSRAGGIIAACWATMMHFGKNGYVEATRKVIETTRYIEQELRKLDGIFIFGTPATSVIALGSDQFHIYRLSDALSAKGWNLNPLQFPCGIHICVTHLHTQSGIADEFLDDLKTELALIMKTPDVPVAGKLAMYGMSQSIPDRSVVSDFTRYFLDSMYYIPSSEVKPEANGKLPGS is encoded by the exons ATGACGAAAGTAAGCCCTTTTCTTGACGCTGTTACAAATGAAGTAGAGAAAAACAGCTCATCAGAAGTTGCGTTGCCAAAAGAACGTTCGAAGTTTTTTAACGGATCATATTTTGCCAGTATAATGAGCTTATTATTCG GTCTTctcgaacgaggaaaaaagcaGTTTTTTAGGCTTGCAAGATATGTGCCGGCCATCCGCGATAGAATTGATACTGAATTGGCAGGCATCAATGCAAATTTCGAGAAGGAAGCTGCTCACAGACTTACGGGTATCTCGACTGTAAGGGAACTACCGGAAAACGGTTGGAGCGAGACTGAAATTCTCGACATGGTCAAGAAATGCGTGAATCTTG GAAACTACGACTGGAAGGCCGGTAAGGTCTCTGGAACCGTGTACAAAGACGACAAAGCCTTAGTAAACCTCGTTACTGCCGTGTACGGAGTTGCTTCGTACACGAATCCATTACATGCCGATATATTTCCCGGTGTTTGTAAGATGGAAGCTGAGGTGGTGAGAGCAGCGTGCAATTTGTTTCATGGCGATTCTGAATCCTGCGGGACT ATGACAACAGGAGGTACggaatctattttgttggCCTGTAAAGCGTTGAGAGATTATGCGAGAGACGTTAAAGGTATAAAAAATCCGGAAATGGTTGTGCCGACTACAGCTCACAGTGCTTTTGATAAAGCAGCGCAATACCTGAAAATTAGAGTTGTCAACGTTCCGGTAAACCCAAAAAGTTTCACCGTCAGTATcgagtcgatgaaaaaagcgATCAGCAGAAATACGATCATG CTGGTCGGATCCGCCCCGAATTTCCCGTACGGGACTATGGACAATATCGAAGCTATTTCAGAACTGGGAGTTCGTTATAATATTCCTGTCCACGTCGACGCTTGTCTCGGcggatttttaatttgttttatgGAAGCCGCTGGATTTTCTTTGCCGCCGTTCGACTTCGCTCTGAAAGGAGTCGTCAGTATTTCGGCCGATACGCACAAA TACGGATACGCGCCGAAAGGGTCTTCGGTGATTATgtatagagaaaagaaatacagACACCATCAGTACACGATGACAACAGACTGGCCAGGTGGTATTTACGGATCACCAACTGTAAACGGTTCCCGTGCCGGAGGGATAATCGCGGCATGCTGGGCGACGATGATGCACTTCGGTAAAAATGGCTACGTCGAGGCCACCAGAAAAGTGATCGAAACCACGCGGTACATCGAACAAGA GTTGAGAAAATTGGACGGAATCTTCATATTCGGAACGCCAGCAACGTCAGTGATCGCTCTTGGTTCGGAccaatttcatatttatagGCTTTCGGACGCGCTGAGTGCTAAAGGTTGGAATTTAAACCCATTACAATTCCCCTGCGGTATTCACATATGCGTGACGCATCTGCACACCCAGTCGGGCATCGCGGACGAATTTTTGGACGATTTGAAAACGGAGTTGGCTTTAATTATGAAAACGCCGGACGTTCCCGTCGCCGGGAAG CTCGCCATGTACGGAATGAGCCAAAGTATTCCAGATCGAAGTGTCGTTAGCGATTTTACACGGTATTTCTTGGATTCCATGTACTACATACCGAGCTCAGAAGTTAAACCCGAAGCGAATGGAAAGCTACCAGGTTCATGA
- the LOC105684935 gene encoding sphingosine-1-phosphate lyase isoform X1: MSGIPPFDVFRSLLNNSFRDKEPWQIVTITTTTVLATVWLWEYCFRDDESLLERGKKQFFRLARYVPAIRDRIDTELAGINANFEKEAAHRLTGISTVRELPENGWSETEILDMVKKCVNLGNYDWKAGKVSGTVYKDDKALVNLVTAVYGVASYTNPLHADIFPGVCKMEAEVVRAACNLFHGDSESCGTMTTGGTESILLACKALRDYARDVKGIKNPEMVVPTTAHSAFDKAAQYLKIRVVNVPVNPKSFTVSIESMKKAISRNTIMLVGSAPNFPYGTMDNIEAISELGVRYNIPVHVDACLGGFLICFMEAAGFSLPPFDFALKGVVSISADTHKYGYAPKGSSVIMYREKKYRHHQYTMTTDWPGGIYGSPTVNGSRAGGIIAACWATMMHFGKNGYVEATRKVIETTRYIEQELRKLDGIFIFGTPATSVIALGSDQFHIYRLSDALSAKGWNLNPLQFPCGIHICVTHLHTQSGIADEFLDDLKTELALIMKTPDVPVAGKLAMYGMSQSIPDRSVVSDFTRYFLDSMYYIPSSEVKPEANGKLPGS, translated from the exons ATGAGCGGCATCCCCCCCTTTGATGTTTTCCGAAGCCTGTTGAACAATAGCTTCAGAGATAAAGAGCCATGGCAAATCGTGACAATAACTACAACAACGGTGCTAGCGACGGTCTGGCTTTGGGAGTATTGTTTTCGGGATGACGAAA GTCTTctcgaacgaggaaaaaagcaGTTTTTTAGGCTTGCAAGATATGTGCCGGCCATCCGCGATAGAATTGATACTGAATTGGCAGGCATCAATGCAAATTTCGAGAAGGAAGCTGCTCACAGACTTACGGGTATCTCGACTGTAAGGGAACTACCGGAAAACGGTTGGAGCGAGACTGAAATTCTCGACATGGTCAAGAAATGCGTGAATCTTG GAAACTACGACTGGAAGGCCGGTAAGGTCTCTGGAACCGTGTACAAAGACGACAAAGCCTTAGTAAACCTCGTTACTGCCGTGTACGGAGTTGCTTCGTACACGAATCCATTACATGCCGATATATTTCCCGGTGTTTGTAAGATGGAAGCTGAGGTGGTGAGAGCAGCGTGCAATTTGTTTCATGGCGATTCTGAATCCTGCGGGACT ATGACAACAGGAGGTACggaatctattttgttggCCTGTAAAGCGTTGAGAGATTATGCGAGAGACGTTAAAGGTATAAAAAATCCGGAAATGGTTGTGCCGACTACAGCTCACAGTGCTTTTGATAAAGCAGCGCAATACCTGAAAATTAGAGTTGTCAACGTTCCGGTAAACCCAAAAAGTTTCACCGTCAGTATcgagtcgatgaaaaaagcgATCAGCAGAAATACGATCATG CTGGTCGGATCCGCCCCGAATTTCCCGTACGGGACTATGGACAATATCGAAGCTATTTCAGAACTGGGAGTTCGTTATAATATTCCTGTCCACGTCGACGCTTGTCTCGGcggatttttaatttgttttatgGAAGCCGCTGGATTTTCTTTGCCGCCGTTCGACTTCGCTCTGAAAGGAGTCGTCAGTATTTCGGCCGATACGCACAAA TACGGATACGCGCCGAAAGGGTCTTCGGTGATTATgtatagagaaaagaaatacagACACCATCAGTACACGATGACAACAGACTGGCCAGGTGGTATTTACGGATCACCAACTGTAAACGGTTCCCGTGCCGGAGGGATAATCGCGGCATGCTGGGCGACGATGATGCACTTCGGTAAAAATGGCTACGTCGAGGCCACCAGAAAAGTGATCGAAACCACGCGGTACATCGAACAAGA GTTGAGAAAATTGGACGGAATCTTCATATTCGGAACGCCAGCAACGTCAGTGATCGCTCTTGGTTCGGAccaatttcatatttatagGCTTTCGGACGCGCTGAGTGCTAAAGGTTGGAATTTAAACCCATTACAATTCCCCTGCGGTATTCACATATGCGTGACGCATCTGCACACCCAGTCGGGCATCGCGGACGAATTTTTGGACGATTTGAAAACGGAGTTGGCTTTAATTATGAAAACGCCGGACGTTCCCGTCGCCGGGAAG CTCGCCATGTACGGAATGAGCCAAAGTATTCCAGATCGAAGTGTCGTTAGCGATTTTACACGGTATTTCTTGGATTCCATGTACTACATACCGAGCTCAGAAGTTAAACCCGAAGCGAATGGAAAGCTACCAGGTTCATGA